In Bacteroidota bacterium, a genomic segment contains:
- a CDS encoding biopolymer transporter ExbD, translating to MGKSRTGRKNIHIDMTAMTDVAFLLLTFFMLTTKFKPDEPFTVDTPSSVSEIILPEADIMQVSVDAKGQVFFTMDGQQARIKMLEKMSEQYGVAFTPAQKATFSNLSSFGMPIAQLPAFLALKVEERPRFKQTGIPCDSTKNELRDWIWQGRLSNPDVRIAIKGDRETNYPVIKRIMDTLQERKVNRFNFITNLESGE from the coding sequence ATGGGAAAATCAAGAACAGGACGAAAAAACATCCACATTGACATGACGGCAATGACGGATGTGGCTTTCTTGCTGTTGACATTCTTTATGTTAACTACCAAGTTTAAGCCCGATGAGCCTTTTACGGTAGATACACCTTCGTCTGTTTCAGAAATAATACTTCCGGAGGCTGATATTATGCAGGTTTCGGTAGATGCAAAAGGACAGGTGTTTTTTACCATGGACGGGCAACAAGCACGTATTAAAATGCTCGAAAAAATGAGTGAGCAATATGGGGTTGCATTTACCCCGGCACAAAAAGCTACGTTTTCAAATCTTTCAAGTTTTGGAATGCCCATAGCGCAGCTTCCTGCGTTTTTGGCTTTAAAGGTCGAGGAGCGTCCTCGATTTAAGCAAACAGGGATCCCTTGTGACAGCACAAAAAATGAATTGCGCGATTGGATATGGCAAGGCCGCCTTTCTAATCCTGATGTACGTATAGCAATTAAAGGTGATCGCGAAACAAATTATCCGGTAATAAAAAGGATAATGGACACCTTGCAAGAACGGAAAGTAAACCGCTTTAATTTTATTACCAACCTTGAATCAGGTGAGTAA
- a CDS encoding MotA/TolQ/ExbB proton channel family protein: MNKPVQQKQESSGGGMFASLAIVIALVVSIIIYVFVLGNPANFEDNNNANHPVATGIGSIFGLLYKGGVIVPLLLCLLILVFTFSVERFLTINKAMGNVSSHTFLAKVRSMLNTNNLDGVVQECDRQKGSLGNVVRSAMKKYREVETEPNMDKEQKIVAIQKSVEEATEMELPMLQRNLVIISTIASIGTLVALLGTVIGMIKAFRALAQAGSPDSIALSNGISEALINTAFGIGTSALAIIAYNYFTTKIDSLTFSIDEAGFSIVNTFSQSHK; this comes from the coding sequence ATGAATAAACCAGTTCAGCAAAAGCAAGAATCAAGTGGAGGCGGCATGTTTGCCTCTTTAGCAATTGTAATCGCGTTAGTTGTTTCCATCATTATCTATGTCTTTGTACTAGGCAATCCTGCCAATTTTGAAGACAACAACAACGCCAATCACCCTGTAGCAACAGGCATAGGCAGTATATTTGGATTACTTTACAAAGGGGGAGTAATTGTTCCCTTATTGTTGTGCCTCTTAATATTAGTTTTTACATTTTCTGTTGAACGTTTTCTTACAATCAACAAGGCAATGGGTAATGTTTCGTCACATACATTTCTTGCCAAAGTTCGTAGCATGTTAAACACCAATAATCTTGATGGCGTAGTGCAGGAATGCGATCGTCAAAAAGGTTCGCTTGGCAATGTTGTCAGAAGTGCGATGAAAAAATATCGTGAGGTAGAAACAGAACCAAACATGGATAAGGAACAAAAAATAGTTGCCATACAAAAGAGCGTAGAAGAAGCTACCGAAATGGAACTACCGATGTTGCAACGCAACCTGGTTATTATTTCAACCATCGCCTCTATCGGCACACTTGTCGCACTTTTAGGAACGGTAATCGGGATGATTAAGGCCTTTAGGGCCTTGGCACAAGCAGGCTCCCCTGACTCTATCGCACTTTCGAATGGTATATCTGAGGCCTTGATTAATACCGCTTTTGGTATTGGTACCTCAGCGTTGGCTATTATTGCCTATAACTATTTTACTACCAAAATAGATTCGCTTACTTTTAGTATAGATGAAGCAGGTTTCAGCATTGTGAACACCTTTTCTCAAAGCCACAAATAA
- a CDS encoding SDR family oxidoreductase: protein MSHNLLSGKRGIIFGALDSNSIAWKVALKAHAEGAKFTLTNAPVALRMGTIKELAEKTGAEVIGADVTSLPDLENLFKQSQEKLGGKIDFVLHSVGMSLNVRKGKSYNDLDYEYMHKTMDISAMSLHRVLQTALKLDALSPEASVIALTYIAAQRVFPDYNEMADAKSLLESIARSFGYHLGKANRIRVNTISQSPTKTTAGSGVKGFDAFYNYAEAISPLGNASAESCADYCVVMFSDLTKMVTMQNLFHDGGFSYTGVSHEVMEKFM from the coding sequence ATGTCACACAATTTGCTTAGCGGCAAAAGGGGAATAATTTTCGGAGCATTAGATAGCAACAGTATTGCTTGGAAAGTAGCCCTTAAAGCGCATGCAGAGGGAGCAAAATTTACCCTCACCAATGCCCCTGTTGCCTTACGCATGGGCACCATTAAGGAACTTGCCGAAAAAACCGGTGCCGAGGTAATTGGCGCAGACGTAACGTCACTGCCTGACCTTGAAAACCTCTTTAAACAATCTCAAGAAAAACTTGGTGGCAAAATCGACTTTGTTCTACACAGTGTAGGTATGAGTTTAAATGTTCGTAAAGGCAAAAGTTATAACGACCTCGATTACGAGTACATGCACAAGACAATGGACATAAGTGCCATGTCGCTCCATCGAGTTTTGCAAACTGCACTAAAGTTAGATGCGCTGTCACCCGAAGCTAGTGTTATTGCTCTTACCTACATTGCAGCACAGCGGGTTTTTCCCGATTATAATGAGATGGCCGATGCTAAATCGTTGCTTGAAAGCATAGCACGTAGTTTCGGTTACCACTTGGGCAAAGCTAACAGAATACGTGTTAATACCATATCGCAATCTCCTACCAAGACCACTGCTGGCAGCGGAGTTAAAGGCTTTGATGCCTTTTATAATTATGCCGAGGCTATTTCGCCACTTGGTAATGCCAGTGCCGAGTCGTGTGCTGATTATTGTGTAGTCATGTTTAGCGATCTTACCAAAATGGTTACCATGCAAAACCTTTTTCACGATGGCGGTTTCAGCTATACAGGGGTTAGTCATGAGGTAATGGAAAAGTTTATGTAG
- a CDS encoding acyl-CoA dehydrogenase, with product MNFQLTEEHEMIRQAARDFAQNELLPGVIERDEHQKFPAEQIKKLGELGFLGMMVSPEYGGGGMDTISYVLAMEEISKVDASASVVMSVNNSLVCWGLETFGNEEQKRKYLVPLAKGEKIGAFCLSEPEAGSDATSQRTTAIDMGDHYLLNGTKNWITNGSTASTYLVIAQTDVAKGHKGINALIIERDMPGFTVGLKENKLGIRGSDTHSLMFTDVKVPKENRIGEDGFGFKFAMKTLGGGRIGIASQALGIASGAFELATKYSKERKAFGKEICNHQAIQFKLADMATQIEAARALCLKAAWLKDQGQEYTIAGSMAKLFASKVAMDTTIEAVQVHGGYGFVKEFHVERLMRDAKITQIYEGTSEVQKIVIGRAVVGK from the coding sequence ATGAACTTTCAGTTGACCGAAGAACACGAAATGATTCGTCAGGCAGCACGCGACTTTGCCCAAAACGAATTGCTTCCCGGAGTAATAGAGCGCGATGAACATCAAAAATTTCCTGCTGAACAAATCAAAAAACTTGGGGAGCTCGGTTTTTTAGGAATGATGGTAAGCCCGGAGTACGGTGGAGGTGGTATGGATACTATCTCGTATGTGCTGGCAATGGAAGAAATTAGCAAGGTGGATGCAAGTGCCTCAGTTGTTATGTCTGTAAACAATTCATTGGTATGTTGGGGCCTCGAAACATTTGGTAACGAAGAACAAAAACGCAAATACCTTGTGCCGCTGGCCAAGGGAGAAAAAATTGGAGCCTTTTGCCTTTCGGAACCGGAAGCGGGTAGCGATGCTACCTCGCAGCGCACCACTGCCATTGATATGGGAGATCATTACCTTCTTAATGGTACTAAAAATTGGATAACAAACGGAAGTACTGCATCAACTTATTTGGTTATTGCACAAACCGATGTTGCCAAAGGCCATAAGGGAATTAATGCCTTGATAATAGAACGCGATATGCCTGGTTTTACGGTAGGGCTAAAAGAAAATAAATTAGGAATTCGCGGCAGCGATACGCATTCATTAATGTTTACCGATGTAAAAGTTCCTAAAGAAAACAGAATAGGGGAGGACGGTTTTGGTTTTAAGTTTGCCATGAAAACGTTAGGTGGAGGTCGAATAGGAATTGCATCGCAGGCGTTAGGTATTGCTTCAGGTGCATTTGAACTAGCTACAAAATATTCAAAAGAGCGTAAAGCTTTTGGTAAAGAAATATGTAATCATCAAGCTATACAATTCAAGCTTGCCGATATGGCCACGCAAATAGAAGCTGCACGAGCATTATGTTTAAAGGCTGCATGGCTCAAAGATCAGGGTCAGGAATACACCATTGCCGGTAGCATGGCCAAACTGTTTGCTTCTAAAGTAGCCATGGATACTACCATAGAAGCGGTGCAAGTGCATGGCGGCTATGGGTTTGTTAAAGAGTTCCATGTGGAGCGACTCATGCGCGATGCCAAAATTACCCAGATATATGAAGGTACGAGCGAAGTACAGAAAATTGTAATTGGCCGTGCAGTGGTTGGCAAATAG
- a CDS encoding polysaccharide biosynthesis/export family protein — MKNYFRQFCYVLVVICVLSACQSQKKIVYFQDKSGSSSPSEGNPMQSPGNTGEFLLKVYKQDFITVQFFIDNPEAVPGISSTMDQRMTDTRTFYERSFIVDNNGMLELPLVGRIKVDGLTLNECKEAIIKEYKEYITNPVIVIKKLSFRITVLGEVNKPGQYYIPNESVTISEALGIAGDLTQFGSRTDIKIFRKANGKFEEIILDLTNKDFLNTPLNYLNQDDVLYIRPLRRRAAANAQPIIQIISTAVSSAILVATFFAIRTN, encoded by the coding sequence TTGAAAAATTATTTCCGACAATTTTGCTACGTCCTGGTGGTGATATGCGTTTTAAGTGCATGCCAGTCGCAAAAGAAGATTGTTTACTTTCAGGATAAATCGGGAAGCTCATCTCCCTCAGAAGGCAATCCCATGCAGTCACCCGGCAATACGGGCGAATTTTTGCTCAAAGTTTACAAGCAAGACTTTATTACGGTACAGTTTTTTATTGATAACCCTGAAGCGGTACCAGGCATCAGCAGTACCATGGATCAACGTATGACAGATACTCGTACTTTTTATGAACGCAGTTTTATTGTTGACAATAATGGAATGTTAGAATTACCCCTTGTTGGTAGGATTAAAGTAGATGGACTTACCTTAAATGAATGCAAGGAAGCAATCATAAAAGAATACAAAGAGTACATTACCAATCCGGTAATTGTAATAAAAAAATTGAGCTTTCGTATAACTGTGTTAGGTGAAGTAAACAAGCCCGGCCAATATTATATTCCAAACGAATCGGTTACTATTAGCGAAGCGCTTGGCATTGCAGGTGACCTTACGCAGTTTGGCAGTCGAACCGATATCAAGATTTTTCGCAAAGCAAATGGCAAGTTCGAAGAAATTATATTAGACCTCACCAATAAAGATTTTTTAAACACGCCTCTCAATTATCTAAATCAGGATGATGTATTATACATTCGTCCGTTGCGCAGACGTGCTGCTGCAAATGCACAACCTATAATTCAAATAATAAGCACAGCAGTTTCTTCCGCTATTTTGGTTGCTACTTTTTTTGCTATACGTACCAACTAA
- a CDS encoding polysaccharide biosynthesis tyrosine autokinase: MLIRSAPLSILPTKTTYLRAVDVLNEIGQVYINKELEDKIKEANTTLAFIEEQLLATNDELNTVEKNFADYRQRTQSLNLGEQSKNLLGQLQETDLQLRQSDVKIKSLETLEGFVKKNSDFSVVTPSSFGIDEPLLVDLINDYRNLQLKRRSLSVGGTGKVTPQVQIVDEQMESTKAAMLETIKSIRNQASIADASIKDQLQKYERNAQQIPEQEREFMNLQRKQDVNSKMYLYLLQKKQATDIQLSTMKPDNRVLDDAVVSDKPVAPKKILIAIIAALLGFIFPSTLVFFQNVFKSTVSSRDDIDTNTNIPVLGVIGMKEGGDTKRSLYVYDNPKSVVAECLRSIRTNIQLSDPDGKNQVILITSTIAGEGKTFMSLNLATVFAMQNYKTAILGFDLRKPRLHKEFNLDNDIGITNYLRGQCSFEEIVQETHIKNLHLYTAGPIPDNPSELLSGGPMQQLFEKLRANYDYVFVDTPPIGVLSDGFVLMHYSDMNVYVIRENFSKKEFLATLEELRKENKVPNMHILLNAADLDKGYGNYGHYHGYNSKYKYYSDNEKRPSFFKRLFRK, from the coding sequence ATGCTGATAAGATCGGCACCATTATCAATCTTACCTACAAAGACAACTTACCTGCGGGCAGTTGATGTGCTAAACGAAATAGGGCAGGTGTATATTAATAAGGAACTGGAAGACAAAATTAAGGAAGCCAATACAACACTTGCTTTTATAGAAGAGCAATTGCTTGCCACCAATGATGAATTGAACACGGTAGAGAAAAATTTTGCCGATTACCGCCAACGAACGCAATCCCTGAATTTGGGCGAGCAGTCAAAAAACTTATTGGGACAATTGCAGGAGACAGATTTGCAATTGCGACAATCCGATGTAAAAATAAAGAGCCTTGAAACACTGGAAGGCTTTGTAAAAAAGAATAGTGATTTTAGTGTGGTTACACCTTCAAGTTTTGGTATTGACGAACCGCTGCTTGTAGATTTGATAAATGATTATAGAAATTTACAACTAAAGCGAAGAAGCCTTTCGGTAGGAGGCACAGGTAAGGTTACCCCACAGGTTCAAATTGTTGACGAGCAAATGGAAAGTACCAAAGCCGCCATGCTTGAAACCATTAAGTCAATACGCAATCAGGCATCTATTGCCGATGCATCCATAAAAGACCAATTACAAAAGTACGAGCGCAATGCACAACAAATTCCTGAGCAAGAAAGAGAGTTTATGAACCTGCAACGTAAGCAAGATGTAAACTCTAAAATGTACTTATACTTGTTACAAAAAAAGCAGGCTACCGATATTCAGCTCTCTACCATGAAACCCGACAACCGGGTGTTGGATGATGCAGTGGTAAGCGATAAGCCTGTGGCACCCAAGAAAATTTTGATAGCCATTATTGCTGCCTTGCTTGGCTTTATTTTCCCAAGTACATTGGTGTTTTTTCAAAATGTATTTAAATCTACGGTTAGCAGCCGCGATGATATTGATACCAATACCAACATACCGGTGCTGGGTGTGATAGGGATGAAAGAGGGCGGAGACACCAAGCGAAGCTTATATGTTTATGATAATCCAAAGAGTGTAGTTGCTGAATGCTTACGAAGTATAAGAACCAATATTCAATTGAGCGATCCCGATGGTAAAAACCAGGTAATATTAATTACCTCAACCATTGCCGGGGAAGGTAAAACATTCATGTCGCTCAATCTGGCAACGGTATTCGCCATGCAGAATTATAAAACCGCAATTTTGGGATTTGACTTGCGTAAACCACGCTTGCATAAAGAGTTTAATCTTGATAATGATATTGGTATAACTAATTATTTGCGCGGTCAATGTTCATTCGAAGAAATTGTGCAAGAAACACATATCAAGAATTTGCATTTATATACCGCAGGTCCTATTCCCGATAATCCTTCGGAGTTACTTTCGGGCGGACCTATGCAGCAGTTATTCGAGAAACTTAGAGCCAATTACGATTATGTCTTTGTCGACACACCGCCTATTGGAGTTCTATCGGATGGTTTTGTATTAATGCATTACAGCGATATGAATGTGTATGTGATTCGCGAGAATTTTTCGAAAAAGGAATTTCTTGCTACCCTCGAGGAATTGCGTAAAGAAAACAAAGTGCCCAACATGCACATTTTACTTAATGCAGCCGATCTTGATAAGGGATATGGTAACTATGGACACTATCACGGTTACAATAGCAAGTATAAATACTATAGCGATAATGAAAAGCGCCCTTCTTTCTTTAAGCGATTATTTCGTAAGTAA
- a CDS encoding response regulator: MENKKVLIVEDDSVLSLFYRSLLKRMGYQVCAVVANSDLVEEKLRETSPDFIMMDVKIAGNLDGIDTARKVRETHHLPIIFSTGNSELATMQRAREISNSEYLIKPIMEADLRIAFEKFMIGA; encoded by the coding sequence ATGGAAAATAAAAAGGTTCTGATAGTCGAGGACGATAGTGTATTATCATTATTCTATCGTTCGTTACTTAAGCGCATGGGTTATCAGGTTTGTGCAGTGGTAGCTAATAGCGACTTAGTAGAAGAGAAACTGCGAGAAACATCGCCTGATTTTATTATGATGGATGTGAAAATAGCAGGAAACTTGGATGGAATAGATACAGCCCGCAAGGTGCGCGAAACGCATCATTTGCCAATTATATTTTCTACCGGCAATTCCGAATTGGCAACCATGCAACGCGCTCGTGAAATATCAAATTCAGAATACTTAATTAAGCCTATAATGGAAGCAGACTTGCGTATTGCTTTCGAAAAATTTATGATTGGAGCATAA
- the mnmA gene encoding tRNA 2-thiouridine(34) synthase MnmA, translating into MSKKGRILVAMSGGIDSSVTAMLLHEEGYEVIGLTMKTWDYAGSSNKKETGCCTLDSINDARVIAVQKGFPHYILDIRSEFGDYVIDNFVDEYMAGRTPNPCVLCNTHIKWDALIRRADMLDCEFIATGHYAQVRKENGRYVISKGIDTAKDQSYVLWGLTQDAMARTKFPIGNFRKSEIRDMASKMGFDELSKKGESYEICFIPNNDYREFLKFRAPDKVNNLDGGNFIDTTGNVIGKHKGYPFYTIGQRKGLEIAFGQPMYVTHINPKTNTVTLGQLEELDRTTMLVRDYNLQKYATIDGSLDAITKIRYKDPGSPSTIQLVGDKVEVTFNKKVAAIAPGQSAVFYEDNDVIGGGFIERQD; encoded by the coding sequence ATGAGTAAAAAGGGACGGATACTAGTAGCCATGAGCGGTGGAATCGATAGTTCGGTTACAGCCATGCTATTACACGAAGAAGGATATGAAGTAATAGGACTAACCATGAAGACGTGGGACTATGCCGGCAGCAGCAATAAAAAAGAAACCGGCTGTTGCACATTAGACAGCATAAACGATGCTCGTGTAATTGCAGTTCAAAAAGGTTTCCCGCATTACATACTCGATATTCGTAGTGAGTTTGGCGATTATGTGATAGATAATTTTGTTGATGAGTATATGGCAGGACGCACACCAAATCCTTGTGTATTGTGCAATACCCACATCAAATGGGATGCATTAATACGGAGGGCCGATATGTTGGATTGCGAGTTTATAGCCACGGGCCACTATGCGCAAGTGCGCAAAGAAAACGGGCGTTATGTTATTTCTAAAGGTATTGATACTGCAAAAGATCAAAGCTATGTGCTTTGGGGCTTAACGCAAGATGCCATGGCGCGGACTAAATTTCCGATTGGCAACTTTCGTAAATCAGAAATTCGTGATATGGCTTCTAAAATGGGCTTTGATGAACTAAGCAAAAAAGGCGAGAGCTACGAAATATGTTTTATCCCTAATAATGATTATCGCGAATTTTTAAAGTTTCGTGCTCCTGACAAAGTGAACAATTTAGACGGAGGAAATTTTATTGATACCACAGGAAATGTTATTGGCAAGCACAAAGGCTATCCATTTTATACCATTGGTCAGCGCAAAGGCCTCGAAATTGCATTTGGCCAACCTATGTACGTTACACATATAAATCCAAAAACCAACACCGTTACACTTGGACAATTGGAAGAGTTGGATAGAACCACCATGTTGGTACGCGATTATAATCTGCAGAAATATGCAACAATTGATGGCAGCCTTGATGCCATAACTAAAATACGATACAAGGACCCCGGCTCACCAAGCACGATACAATTGGTTGGTGATAAAGTAGAAGTCACTTTTAATAAAAAGGTGGCAGCCATAGCACCCGGACAAAGTGCGGTTTTTTATGAAGACAATGATGTAATAGGTGGCGGATTTATCGAAAGGCAGGATTAA
- a CDS encoding T9SS type A sorting domain-containing protein produces the protein MKKYFSQVIFLFVFISFAKAQSVQLFNTSNSPLTDNTVRSIKRDSTGTMWICTDYGLCTYNAGTWAVYTTANSGLPDNAIRTVAFDKLGNTWIGTANGGLVKYDGTTYTVYDIFNSGIPDNSVKCIAFDTAGVIWVGTIGGLGRFDGTNWTTFNMFNSGMVSSNVAGLFFDVDNTLYAGTINGGLSIFKSDTLYTTLTYQNSFLPDNTVLDILKDTNNILWLAMPANGITAFINGISFVNYSTTSSGIASNSLNDFEIDDKNNIWMASLDSGVLYKYGISFLSYNTSNIPTFSDNSVLCVTCHAGEIWAGTSSNGIVVFTPFFTSIAEEELAHTTLFPNPCVNFVQLTSNKEIKAISIYNTAGMRLPANSSFQNELSLVIDMSKFTSGVYFIHVSYMHGGQQLHKIIKQ, from the coding sequence ATGAAAAAATATTTCAGTCAAGTAATCTTTTTATTCGTCTTTATTTCTTTTGCAAAAGCGCAATCGGTGCAGTTATTCAATACTAGCAACTCTCCATTAACTGACAATACAGTAAGAAGCATTAAAAGGGATAGTACAGGCACTATGTGGATTTGTACCGATTATGGCTTATGCACCTATAATGCCGGCACTTGGGCTGTTTATACAACTGCCAATTCAGGGTTGCCTGATAATGCAATACGTACCGTTGCTTTTGACAAGCTTGGCAATACCTGGATTGGCACTGCAAACGGTGGATTGGTAAAGTATGATGGCACTACGTATACGGTGTATGATATCTTTAATAGCGGTATTCCTGATAACTCTGTTAAATGCATTGCCTTTGATACCGCAGGAGTAATTTGGGTAGGAACAATTGGCGGGCTCGGGCGTTTTGATGGTACTAACTGGACCACCTTTAATATGTTTAATTCGGGAATGGTAAGCAGCAATGTAGCCGGTCTTTTTTTTGATGTTGATAATACCTTATATGCCGGTACTATAAATGGGGGATTGTCGATATTTAAGTCCGATACTTTATATACTACGCTAACTTACCAAAATTCGTTTTTGCCTGATAATACCGTTCTCGATATTTTGAAAGATACCAATAACATCCTATGGTTGGCTATGCCTGCCAATGGCATTACGGCATTTATCAACGGCATTTCGTTTGTAAATTACAGTACCACCTCTTCTGGCATTGCATCCAACTCACTTAACGATTTTGAGATTGATGATAAAAACAACATTTGGATGGCAAGCCTTGATAGTGGGGTGCTGTACAAATATGGAATTAGTTTTTTAAGTTATAATACCTCAAACATTCCCACCTTTTCCGATAACTCAGTACTTTGTGTTACTTGCCATGCAGGAGAAATTTGGGCCGGAACTTCAAGCAATGGTATCGTAGTGTTTACACCCTTTTTTACTTCCATCGCTGAAGAAGAACTTGCTCATACCACCCTGTTCCCAAACCCATGTGTAAATTTTGTACAGTTAACTTCTAATAAGGAGATAAAAGCAATAAGCATCTACAATACAGCAGGCATGCGCCTGCCTGCAAATTCAAGTTTTCAAAATGAGTTATCGCTTGTTATTGATATGAGTAAGTTTACGAGCGGAGTATATTTTATACATGTAAGTTACATGCATGGAGGACAACAGTTGCACAAAATAATTAAGCAGTAA